A genomic window from Ananas comosus cultivar F153 linkage group 22, ASM154086v1, whole genome shotgun sequence includes:
- the LOC109727656 gene encoding blue copper protein-like encodes MYILGIDKSPFSTSLQSNIDPLAMGFYCTAVVVTALLLLSISAKLPVVVVVAKDYRVGGTDGWTFGPDFLQWSEQYNFTVGDVLTFNYVKGQHNTYEVTEDAYKACDGGKTIPPLRVYASGNDVVNLTRAASYYFLCNIKGHCLGGMKLNITVAANATPTPTPSGGNTPPPPPPSPPLPPESRGNRGAMLGKWWWGCAALVFGIFTSLY; translated from the exons atgtacataTTAGGTATAGATAAAAGCCCCTTCTCTACTTCTCTTCAATCCAATATTGATCCCTTAGCCATGGGGTTCTACTGCACCGCCGTCGTCGTCACCGCGCTTCTTCTACTCTCCATCTCTGCGAAGCTCCCCGTTGTCGTTGTTGTCGCAAAAGATTACAGGGTGGGCGGCACGGACGGATGGACTTTTGGCCCCGACTTCCTGCAATGGTCCGAGCAGTATAACTTCACCGTCGGCGATGTTCTGA CATTTAACTACGTGAAGGGGCAACACAACACGTATGAAGTGACGGAGGACGCGTACAAGGCGTGCGACGGGGGGAAGACGATCCCGCCGCTCCGAGTCTACGCGAGCGGCAACGATGTCGTCAACTTGACGCGCGCGGCGAGCTACTATTTCCTCTGCAACATCAAAGGCCACTGCTTAGGAGGCATGAAACTCAACATCACCGTCGCCGCGAACGcgaccccgaccccgaccccgaGCGGAGGAAAcacaccgccgccgcctccaccgAGTCCGCCCCTGCCGCCGGAGTCTCGGGGAAACCGTGGTGCAATGTTGGGGAAGTGGTGGTGGGGTTGTGCAGCTTTAGTATTTGGAATTTTTACATCTCTCTATTAA